One Candidatus Nitronauta litoralis genomic window, GACCATCGCTTCATCCGAAAGCTCATCGAGCGCCCTCAGTTTTTTCAGGTATTCGAGTTTAACTCCTGGAAGCCCTGGGGGTTCCAGCGTGTCGAGATCCCAACCACTGCCTTTGACGTATAAAACCTCAACCTCGTTACCCAGACGGTCTTTTGTGACCGACTTTACAGAGGTATTGCCGCCGCCATGGAGGACCAGTGCCGGGTCGGCACCGATCAGTCGGGATGTATACACCCGTAACGCGAGGTCTTCTCCCTCGGCCTTGTATTTTTCAATATTAGCTTGCGCTTCCTGATCATTCCATCGATTTTGCATGGTTGAAACAATAACAGAACTGGGCTGCATAGAAAAGGGTGTCTTTTGTCACAACCCAAAATATTTTTGAGGAAAAAATATGCAGAAACCTTTGCGGTTTAGTTTGTCCCTCCCCTCGCAAGAGAAGGGTGTGAGAGGGGTCAGGAAAACAGCCTCCTCCGTACCCCCCTTTGTTAAGGAGGGGGTGAGTCCAGAAAAAATCTTGGGATTAAATGTCGGATGCATTAACCCCGGTTCTATGCTAAAGTTGCCGAACAATTTCGAAACGTTTCCCCCGTCCCCAGCCCTATCCCCATGCTCGCAAAAATACACGTAACCTTGAAGAACGGTGTTTTAGACCCACAGGGTAAGGCGGTTCACCATGCGTTGGGTGACCTGGGTTTTGGTGAAGTCCAGGAGGTCAGTGTCGGGAAATACCTCGAGCTGAAACTCGACGGGGTGAGCACAGAAGAAGCAGAAACCCGGGTCCGCGAAATGTGTGACCGGCTTCTGGCCAACACGGTTATCGAATCCTACCGAT contains:
- the purS gene encoding phosphoribosylformylglycinamidine synthase subunit PurS is translated as MLAKIHVTLKNGVLDPQGKAVHHALGDLGFGEVQEVSVGKYLELKLDGVSTEEAETRVREMCDRLLANTVIESYRFNLEP